The Triplophysa rosa linkage group LG15, Trosa_1v2, whole genome shotgun sequence genomic sequence GACGTACTGTACCTGATGATTGTGGGATAAAGCTCACAGGTGTACAAGTAAACCAGTCCAAACGCAATAGCAATGGCAAATTTCCCTGTCATACTCAATACTATAGCCAAGACCTCAATATCCTGAAACAAAGAGAGTGCGAAAGAAACGCAGCGTGAGACTAAATTTAGCAACAATGTTTCAGTCATCTGCTTTTGGGAGAGGTTGCCAATAGTAGGCCTTAGTAGGGCTGTATTAAATTAGACATCTAAGCACTAGGCACTAATCTAAACGTCCCCAAGACACATTCACTTTGACCTCAAATCAGACCCAGGCAGCTGCCATATGCATAAACAGAATAAATGACAGGTCTATTTATAGCTTTGTGGAGCAATGATGGTCGTActcacttcacacacacacacacacacagccatttCAGTGTGTCAGCATTACAGCTATGTTACAGTATGAGAGTGGTGTTATCCTGATGGAATTTCATCCCAGTAACACATTCTGCAGCACTTCAGAGTCCGAGTCTGATGTAAAATCtgcttattttaataaataatttatttaaaggcAATCTTACTAGTTCTTTAAATGACTAGTTTTGAGGTATCATTCTCATCTGTTTTTCTAATACTAAATTGTTCTTCACACCAGAAACGATTTGCATTGCTCTGCAGTTCTGGTCATGTGGAACCCAGCACGGATGAGGTCAACGGTATCTGTTTCTTTGAGCAGTGAAGGGTCTTCCTCACTTTACTCCAGGGGTCATCGTGGAAAGAGCTGCTAGCTTCCAACCACCAGGATAGAGGAAAAAGTGacgtgcaaaaaataaaatggaaggCTCAAATGCAAGCAGCTGTTCCAGTTGCCACGAAAAAGCAAACACAGACAATCCCATGTCTTCTGCCAGGGTTAATTATTTACCCCAACCCTCCTGAAAAGTAAAGATAATACTACTCTTGTTGCATTGTGATTCGGAACTGTAACAGCTCCTTAAAAGTTATGGATAACATTTTTttgaagaaatacattttttttttaaatttctaaCAATCTAAATGACCCATTTTTAACATAGAGTATTTTAAAAACAAGGTGTGTTATGGAAAATTTACACAGCACAGAAAAGAGTACTTTACTGAGTCTCTCTCTGTACTTTCTCTAACAAACACCTTTTTACTTTCTGTTTACTTCCTTGTACTGACTGTTGCTGTTTACTGTTGTACAAAAGCATGCAgtgattttttgccataaatcattatcattagtcatcctttatttgtcactgggttttgcaaatatcaaaccaataaaatgcatttaaaagtgtgttttttccatttcctgaaaaacagtgaatttggacatccaaggttgggttttggaaggacagcagcgatatgcatACACACAAACTCATACCTGGGGCACCATGATAATAAGCATGCAGGCAACTCCGCTGAGCACCAGAGCTGGGGCACATGTCTTCTTCCTGCCCACTCGATCCATTGCAAAGCAGCCAATCAGGTAAGACGGAACCTCAACAGCACCTGGCAACAGTCAAATTAAGTACGTAAGTCAGTAGTCCACCTAATAAAATATAAGTGCTCAAAATTTAAGAAAATAGTAAATCGTTAAACAACTAAATATTTTAAGGCACTTAATTTGATGTTAGCTTCCCAATCCAATGAGCACACGTGGCTAGTACACCCAGTTTTCTTGTTTTGGAAGAGAAGGATACAGTAAATGTTGTGATTTTATATTTAGTGTGCTGTTTTTAACTTGTTTGTGCCTTGAAACCAAACCGTGcccataaaaacatacacacacatcaatCCATTACCAGCCAGGAAGAGGTTGATATACTGGTCGCCTCCCAAGTTAACAGAGCCCAGGCTAAAGACATAGTATCCCAAGCTTCCAATGAACCAAATAGCCCAGCAAGTGGCGCTGCGACCGGCCATTTTCAAGCTTCCAAACATGTCCAGGATGCTTAGCTTTTTCTCTACTTCCACTGCGGTCCCATCCGCCTGCTTCTTATCTGTCAGCAGCGCTCCATCACATTCCTCTATTAGATCTGAAACCTAAAGTTTAGAATGATATAAGAATTTAGGTTTGGCAGGACCAGACAAGAACAAATCCGTTATTTTCAGTACACAAAAGGTCAGACATACTTTACAGATATATGAATTGTTATGGTGAGTCTACCTTAAGTGTAGGTGGCAAGCCATTAAAAGAGGCAATCTTGTCCAGCAGCTCCTGGGTCTCCTTGTACCGGCCTTTAGCCATTAGGTAGAATGGGGTTTCGGGAAACTTCCAGCAGTAGAGCAAGAACGGCGAGGTACTGAGAGTGAGGATGATCTGGTAGATCCACCAGACACGCACAAGGTAACCCACTAGAGCCACTACCATGATACCCACAGCAAAGGCTGCGTGCACATGCATAGAGGTCCATGTGCGCACCTTAATTCCTGTGAACTCTGTCACATAAACAAAGACTACCACCAGATACCCGCTGGACACCTAGCAATACAGAAGAAGACAATTATAGACAAGATAACCCAAAATGTATAGTGATGTATTAAATCATATAGACAAAGGCTTTAGTATTGTACTGCCTTTTGGCACTTTAGCTGATCAATGACCATGTATCAATAATCTTGAGGTCTTTATCAGAAATTTTTGCTGTTGACACATTCACAATTGATCTGCTTTGAGATGAACTAAGAAAGGAGTACTGATTGCTTTTTGGTAACAGGAAAAAAGTCCGGTGAGATGATATTGCACATTTTACCTACATTTTTACCAGTACAATTTAAAGATTTGCAAAGAGTTAACCTTTCattgcatttaaatttaaacagtattactttttctcacAACATATCAGCATTTTTTCACTTTTAGCCTTAAATGACTGGAACTAAACTCAGACATTAGTTTTAGTTGAAATGTACAGAAAGAGAGGTTTAAAATCACCAAAATCACCAGTCAACCTCAAGTAACTACTACCATAACTAAGAAACCACTATATTTACTATATTAGACACAAAAAGTAATATATGAGTGTGAATGTTATTCATAGGACAATCCACTTACCATGGCAAGTAGAAAACGCATCACTACAAAAAGGTAGTAGTTTCCTGTGAATGCAACAATGATGCCAAATGTAAACTGGCACAAGCTGGTGGCTATCAGAATAGGTCGTCTGCCAATTCTGTAAAATAGAAAAGAGTtggtaattatatattatacatgGTTTGCATTCAAACTTTAGGTAATTGTT encodes the following:
- the slc22a16 gene encoding solute carrier family 22 member 16, whose protein sequence is MTAGVERLFDELGHFKRFQACVYFAAIFQAISCGIHYLASVFLVETPTFLCDAPPNITDVLYKNHSATSLEGIWTHYKPGNGPVVVRTALGDQWELSPCFKALRLDAIHFQYEFFGNKTVASCAGFVYDHSEVQQSIVTEWDLVCEREWLAKLTQPTFMLGVLVGALIFGDIADRIGRRPILIATSLCQFTFGIIVAFTGNYYLFVVMRFLLAMVSSGYLVVVFVYVTEFTGIKVRTWTSMHVHAAFAVGIMVVALVGYLVRVWWIYQIILTLSTSPFLLYCWKFPETPFYLMAKGRYKETQELLDKIASFNGLPPTLKVSDLIEECDGALLTDKKQADGTAVEVEKKLSILDMFGSLKMAGRSATCWAIWFIGSLGYYVFSLGSVNLGGDQYINLFLAGAVEVPSYLIGCFAMDRVGRKKTCAPALVLSGVACMLIIMVPQDIEVLAIVLSMTGKFAIAIAFGLVYLYTCELYPTIIRSLAVGSGSMMCRVGSVLAPFCVYLADVWIYLPQLIVGILAFIIGILTMFLPETLGQPLTSTLEEAEALGSKPSKENAAVDGVEISKA